The following proteins are co-located in the Acidicapsa acidisoli genome:
- a CDS encoding type II toxin-antitoxin system VapC family toxin, with product MSGRLQYLLDTNVLSETRKRQADERVISFLSETEPTAIYISVLTLGELRKGVARKNQTDPESAKRIGSWVEGLELSFADRILGIDTTVAKLWGELSAQRPRPVVDTLLAATAMAHELTLVTRNGIDVQDIPVPVLDLWKRL from the coding sequence GTGAGCGGACGGCTCCAATATCTTCTGGATACAAACGTGTTGTCTGAGACGCGCAAAAGACAGGCGGACGAGCGCGTAATCTCATTTCTCTCCGAGACGGAGCCGACCGCAATCTACATCAGTGTTCTCACCCTTGGGGAGTTACGGAAAGGCGTGGCCCGCAAGAACCAAACCGATCCAGAGTCCGCGAAGAGAATTGGTTCGTGGGTCGAGGGACTGGAACTGAGTTTCGCCGATCGCATCCTGGGGATCGATACAACAGTTGCGAAGTTGTGGGGAGAACTGTCGGCACAACGTCCGAGGCCGGTGGTCGATACACTGCTCGCTGCCACTGCTATGGCGCACGAGCTTACCCTTGTCACCCGCAACGGGATCGATGTGCAGGATATTCCGGTTCCAGTGCTGGATCTGTGGAAACGACTGTGA
- a CDS encoding glycosyltransferase encodes MATIGSLGDLHPTLALALELKRRGHLVTVASTGYYRDKVEALGLTFRALRPNWDPTDQNLIAQCEDLKSGPEVLFRKLILPHLRDTYDDLLAAAAEADLMIAGELVYAAPLVAEKLRLQWGSAILSPTSFFSAHDPSYLVNIPEVYRLRRAGWGINRAILEFGKLLSRHWWEPVRSLRRELGLRVACDPVFKDKFSPDLVLALFSSCLGAPQPDWPRHTLQPGFVFYDRHSPHKDDSPELADFLAAGDAPIVFTLGSTAVHNSGDFYDVSMTAARQLGRRGVFVGAKSTSTATSADFLALLYAPYSRIFPGASVIVHQGGSGTTGQALRAGRPQLIVPYGWDQPDNGARVERLGVGLCLARSAYSVQSAVEKLSQLLADRRFVTMSAEAGARIRKEDSLRIACDAIEALLDR; translated from the coding sequence ATGGCGACCATCGGGTCGCTCGGGGATCTGCATCCGACGCTGGCTCTGGCCCTGGAACTCAAGCGGCGCGGGCATCTGGTCACAGTCGCCTCGACCGGGTATTACCGCGACAAGGTGGAAGCGCTGGGATTGACTTTCCGTGCGCTGCGGCCGAACTGGGACCCCACGGACCAGAATCTGATTGCGCAGTGCGAGGATCTGAAAAGCGGTCCGGAGGTGCTCTTTCGCAAGCTGATCCTGCCTCATCTTCGAGATACATACGACGATCTGCTGGCTGCGGCTGCTGAAGCAGATCTGATGATCGCCGGGGAACTGGTTTATGCTGCTCCGCTGGTGGCGGAAAAGCTGAGACTACAGTGGGGCTCCGCGATTCTTTCGCCGACCTCGTTCTTTTCCGCCCACGATCCTTCGTATCTGGTGAATATTCCCGAGGTCTACCGGCTGCGCCGTGCTGGTTGGGGGATCAACCGGGCGATTCTGGAGTTCGGGAAGCTGCTGTCACGGCACTGGTGGGAGCCGGTGAGGAGCCTGCGCCGGGAGCTGGGACTGCGCGTCGCGTGTGATCCGGTTTTCAAGGACAAGTTCTCGCCGGATCTGGTGCTTGCGCTCTTCTCGAGCTGCCTCGGCGCGCCGCAGCCAGACTGGCCACGGCATACGCTCCAGCCGGGATTTGTATTTTATGACAGGCATAGCCCGCACAAGGACGATTCCCCGGAACTGGCCGATTTTCTCGCTGCCGGAGACGCTCCCATTGTCTTTACGCTGGGTTCGACGGCGGTCCATAACTCTGGCGACTTTTATGACGTCAGCATGACAGCGGCGCGGCAGTTGGGTCGACGAGGGGTGTTCGTTGGGGCCAAGTCAACGAGCACTGCGACTTCGGCGGATTTTCTGGCTCTCCTGTATGCGCCGTATTCCCGGATATTTCCCGGCGCGTCCGTGATCGTGCACCAGGGCGGTTCGGGAACGACGGGGCAGGCGCTACGCGCCGGGCGTCCGCAATTGATTGTGCCCTATGGGTGGGATCAGCCCGACAACGGAGCGCGCGTTGAACGGCTCGGTGTAGGGCTTTGTCTGGCACGGAGCGCCTATTCCGTGCAGTCTGCCGTCGAAAAACTGTCGCAATTGCTCGCGGATAGGCGATTTGTCACGATGTCGGCCGAAGCCGGAGCGCGGATCCGGAAAGAAGATTCGCTCCGGATTGCCTGCGACGCGATTGAAGCTCTACTAGACCGATAA
- a CDS encoding ArnT family glycosyltransferase, with product MPSSTTVWEVVSLFGFMAFFLIYGVTPLLGGAGLGLVGADEPRYAQIAHEMLQKLNGAHSLREQLSACVTPYLYGRPWLEKPALYYWRAMYVFKEFGVSDWVARLPSVSFALWLVGLTYLHMRRFRRGGHLDAALIMAACAGILGFSRGASTDMQLAAPLSIGLLGWYAWYETKSKFWLFDIYFFTAVATLAKGPVAPFLVLVIVGCFAALRKEWWIFWKSLWWPGIVLYFAIVLPWFIAVQHQNPTFFQEFFLEHNLERFATNKYQHEQPVWYYLVVVLLAMMPWTVIAMRALVDGIKVSIIEWRIRHARTSEAAAKKIGVSQPGDAFPEFLVLWALIPIVFFSFSQSKLPGYILPSLPPIAILTGDYLFRSRARGLQQWVLLGHALLVGVVTAAVLLLPWFVAHGTKKMPPSHAAVVAGISALSAAVLILLVVQRWGVRRLRTATCAVMVVLLLFMYGVGPFFGIPGVDASKRTIELLDRSYSARPLAERIATIVPANETVAVFRVRRDMEYGLAFYRNHEVANYDEVGVPSEEHILVVRVAGKGGVDLGSQAALEEYLEGRHYEPLFSWPEQELVVYLVGSR from the coding sequence ATGCCATCTTCCACAACCGTCTGGGAAGTGGTCAGCCTTTTCGGGTTCATGGCTTTCTTCCTGATCTATGGCGTTACTCCTCTGCTTGGTGGAGCAGGCCTGGGTCTTGTCGGCGCCGACGAGCCGCGTTATGCGCAAATCGCCCACGAAATGCTGCAGAAGCTGAACGGTGCGCATTCCCTGCGCGAACAGTTGAGCGCCTGCGTGACTCCATACCTCTATGGGCGGCCATGGCTGGAAAAGCCCGCGCTGTACTACTGGCGCGCGATGTATGTCTTTAAGGAGTTTGGCGTTTCCGACTGGGTGGCGCGCCTGCCTTCCGTGAGCTTTGCGCTCTGGCTGGTAGGGTTGACGTACCTGCACATGCGCCGTTTCCGCCGAGGTGGTCACCTGGATGCGGCGCTGATCATGGCGGCCTGCGCGGGCATTCTCGGGTTTTCGCGCGGCGCATCGACAGACATGCAACTGGCTGCGCCGCTGTCGATCGGCCTGCTGGGCTGGTATGCGTGGTACGAGACTAAATCGAAGTTCTGGCTCTTTGATATCTATTTCTTCACCGCTGTCGCGACGCTCGCGAAAGGGCCCGTCGCCCCGTTTCTGGTCCTGGTGATTGTGGGCTGCTTCGCTGCTCTGCGCAAGGAGTGGTGGATCTTCTGGAAGTCGCTGTGGTGGCCGGGGATTGTGCTCTATTTCGCGATCGTGCTGCCGTGGTTCATAGCAGTGCAGCACCAGAATCCGACATTCTTCCAGGAGTTCTTCCTCGAGCACAATCTGGAACGTTTCGCGACCAATAAGTATCAGCACGAGCAGCCTGTCTGGTACTACCTGGTGGTGGTGCTGCTGGCGATGATGCCATGGACCGTGATCGCCATGCGCGCCCTGGTGGACGGAATCAAGGTCTCGATCATCGAGTGGCGGATTCGCCACGCCCGCACGAGTGAGGCGGCCGCCAAAAAAATCGGCGTCAGTCAGCCGGGCGATGCGTTCCCGGAGTTTCTCGTGCTCTGGGCGCTTATTCCCATTGTTTTCTTCTCGTTTTCGCAATCGAAACTACCTGGCTACATTCTGCCGTCCCTGCCGCCGATTGCAATTCTGACCGGCGACTATCTTTTTCGCTCTCGTGCGCGCGGGCTACAGCAATGGGTTCTGCTTGGACACGCACTGCTGGTCGGCGTCGTGACGGCTGCGGTGCTATTGCTGCCCTGGTTTGTGGCTCACGGGACGAAGAAGATGCCACCTTCGCATGCGGCGGTTGTGGCTGGAATTTCCGCGTTATCCGCGGCGGTTCTGATCCTGCTGGTGGTGCAACGGTGGGGTGTGCGGCGGTTGCGGACGGCCACCTGCGCCGTGATGGTCGTACTTTTGCTGTTCATGTACGGAGTCGGCCCATTTTTTGGAATCCCAGGGGTCGATGCAAGCAAACGGACGATCGAGCTGCTTGATCGTTCCTACTCCGCTCGTCCCCTCGCCGAACGTATCGCGACGATTGTCCCAGCGAACGAGACGGTCGCGGTATTTCGCGTCCGCCGGGATATGGAGTACGGCCTGGCCTTTTACCGTAACCATGAAGTCGCGAATTATGACGAGGTTGGCGTTCCGTCCGAGGAACACATCCTCGTGGTGCGCGTTGCAGGGAAAGGAGGCGTCGACCTGGGATCGCAGGCGGCGCTTGAAGAGTATTTGGAAGGCCGGCACTATGAGCCTCTGTTTAGCTGGCCGGAACAGGAACTGGTGGTCTATCTGGTGGGGAGCCGGTAG
- a CDS encoding GNAT family N-acetyltransferase, whose translation MASGLSLEILDLRHFAAPMLRPVLEAESAMWRERLNWDYLASAKLLLQYLDSRSLPGYVAVDAGRVTGYVFCVYEDSKAVIGDVFALPEESAHSLSMGPDGRRGAGREVEESLLQRLLELLLHSPGVDRIESQLLLHRDGEHSETFLRSGFDVYRRLYMRRSLIGTLSEARFDLAAELELRPWQDQDLNAAGRLIAEAYRDHPDSLINDQYRTVHGSQRFLQNIVRFPGCGVFSVQASHVIVDRISREPIALLLGSRVSSQCGHITQICVHPQYRRLGLARLLLRVAAMQFQRLGMTELTLTVTEANSHAVDLYQSERYEIAHSFNAAVWVRA comes from the coding sequence ATGGCTTCCGGTCTTTCGCTCGAGATCCTGGACTTGCGGCACTTTGCCGCACCGATGCTGCGTCCGGTGCTGGAGGCGGAGAGCGCCATGTGGCGGGAGCGGCTGAACTGGGACTACCTCGCATCCGCTAAACTACTGCTCCAGTACCTCGATTCGCGTTCTTTGCCCGGCTATGTCGCAGTGGATGCCGGACGGGTGACCGGGTATGTTTTTTGCGTCTACGAGGATTCCAAGGCCGTAATCGGCGATGTTTTTGCGCTGCCGGAGGAGTCCGCTCATTCTTTGTCGATGGGGCCGGATGGACGCCGCGGCGCGGGACGGGAGGTAGAAGAAAGCCTCCTGCAACGACTGCTGGAGTTGCTGTTACATTCGCCGGGAGTGGATCGAATCGAGTCCCAATTGCTTCTGCACCGCGATGGCGAACACTCGGAGACATTTCTCCGGTCCGGTTTTGATGTCTACCGGCGCCTTTACATGCGGCGCAGTCTCATCGGAACGCTGAGCGAGGCCAGATTTGATTTGGCTGCGGAGCTTGAACTGCGTCCATGGCAAGACCAGGACCTGAACGCGGCAGGAAGACTCATTGCTGAAGCCTATCGCGACCACCCTGACAGCCTGATCAACGATCAGTACCGTACAGTCCACGGTTCACAACGGTTCTTGCAGAACATTGTGAGGTTTCCGGGATGTGGCGTCTTTTCGGTGCAGGCCTCGCATGTCATTGTCGATCGAATCAGCCGGGAACCGATAGCTCTGCTGCTGGGGTCGCGCGTCAGCTCGCAATGCGGGCACATTACGCAGATTTGTGTGCATCCGCAGTATCGCAGGCTGGGACTGGCGAGGTTGTTGCTACGAGTGGCGGCGATGCAGTTCCAAAGACTGGGAATGACGGAGCTGACCCTGACGGTCACAGAGGCAAATTCGCACGCCGTAGATCTCTATCAGTCTGAGCGATATGAGATCGCCCATAGCTTTAACGCAGCCGTATGGGTAAGGGCTTAG
- a CDS encoding DHH family phosphoesterase, producing the protein MATPQSISYAQGAIAGGASLTPMQAILAALREGERFLVCSHSRPDGDAVGSMLAMGMLLRQMGKNVDIVAADRVPAVYRNLPGAGEIRHAMRVHGPYDAVILLECDGLQRTRLRGLERMFHINIDHHSTGREFGELNWIDCNACSVGELVHRLAKASGCTVTPEMATCLYTTLLTDTGGFCFGGIHASTFTLAGELVEAGADPVHIARDVYFANPFSKMLLLGKALSNLQRNGANGTLAWLWVTHEDMVSAGAVEEDCEGVVNYALSTVGVEAAVFLRELPEGRIRLSLRSKTGKDGCSVNVAQISERLGGGGHENAAGCTLDGPMERAKEEILAALRREMELTGK; encoded by the coding sequence ATGGCGACACCGCAATCCATTTCGTATGCGCAGGGCGCAATCGCCGGGGGCGCTTCGCTGACTCCGATGCAGGCGATTCTGGCGGCTTTGCGAGAGGGCGAGCGGTTTCTGGTCTGTTCGCACTCACGGCCGGATGGAGATGCGGTCGGGTCCATGCTTGCCATGGGCATGCTGCTTCGCCAGATGGGCAAGAATGTGGACATTGTGGCTGCGGACCGAGTTCCGGCGGTATACCGCAATCTGCCGGGCGCTGGCGAGATCCGCCATGCGATGCGGGTCCATGGGCCGTATGACGCGGTAATTCTGCTCGAATGCGATGGCCTGCAGCGAACCCGGCTGCGCGGCCTGGAGCGGATGTTCCACATCAACATCGACCACCATTCCACTGGCAGGGAGTTTGGCGAGCTGAACTGGATCGACTGTAACGCCTGCTCGGTCGGTGAACTCGTGCACAGGCTGGCAAAGGCCTCTGGCTGCACGGTGACGCCGGAGATGGCGACCTGCCTCTATACGACGCTGCTCACCGACACAGGCGGATTCTGCTTCGGGGGCATTCATGCCAGCACCTTTACTCTCGCCGGAGAACTGGTCGAAGCGGGAGCCGATCCAGTGCATATTGCGCGAGACGTGTATTTCGCCAATCCGTTTTCCAAGATGCTATTGCTGGGCAAGGCGCTTAGCAATTTGCAACGCAACGGGGCAAACGGAACCCTGGCCTGGCTCTGGGTGACCCATGAGGATATGGTGAGTGCGGGCGCGGTTGAGGAGGACTGCGAAGGCGTGGTGAATTATGCGCTGTCGACGGTGGGAGTCGAGGCTGCGGTGTTTTTGCGTGAGCTGCCCGAGGGACGCATCCGCCTGAGCCTGCGTAGCAAAACCGGAAAAGACGGGTGCAGCGTGAATGTGGCACAGATCAGCGAGCGGCTCGGCGGCGGCGGCCATGAGAACGCTGCCGGATGCACCCTGGATGGACCGATGGAGCGGGCGAAGGAAGAGATCCTCGCAGCCCTGCGTCGGGAGATGGAATTAACGGGTAAGTGA
- a CDS encoding type II toxin-antitoxin system Phd/YefM family antitoxin, whose protein sequence is MAIWQVQEAKTRLSEVIEEADKRGPQIITRHGAERAVVLSIADYRALTAHRPDLRQYLLGGPKVDSFEVERERDTGREISL, encoded by the coding sequence ATGGCGATCTGGCAAGTGCAGGAAGCGAAAACGCGTCTGAGTGAGGTGATCGAAGAGGCAGACAAGCGAGGTCCTCAAATCATCACCCGGCACGGCGCGGAAAGGGCTGTCGTTCTTTCCATTGCGGATTATCGTGCGCTTACGGCCCATCGACCGGACCTGCGGCAGTATCTGCTGGGCGGCCCGAAAGTGGATAGTTTCGAAGTAGAGCGCGAGCGTGACACCGGGCGAGAGATCAGCCTGTGA
- a CDS encoding DUF6677 family protein, whose amino-acid sequence MATSTSKTTASSGFQYGPLLAGWLLPGAGHFMQRMWVRGTLLLVAIGGMFFLGLAMQGKLYTSAQNILDMLGLAGDLGSGLFYLISRQLGLGADSVQVTTADYGTRFIVVAGLLNVIAAVDAHNLYTGRKQ is encoded by the coding sequence ATGGCGACATCCACATCCAAGACCACGGCCAGTTCAGGATTCCAATACGGGCCGCTGCTGGCCGGCTGGCTCCTGCCTGGCGCAGGGCATTTTATGCAGCGCATGTGGGTTCGCGGAACACTGCTGCTGGTAGCCATCGGCGGCATGTTTTTTCTCGGCCTGGCCATGCAGGGCAAGCTCTACACCAGCGCACAGAATATTCTGGATATGCTGGGCCTCGCAGGCGACCTCGGCAGCGGCCTCTTTTATCTGATCAGCCGTCAGCTTGGCCTCGGCGCAGACTCCGTTCAAGTCACGACGGCGGACTACGGCACTCGCTTCATCGTTGTCGCCGGACTGCTCAATGTCATTGCAGCCGTCGATGCGCATAATCTATATACCGGCAGGAAACAATGA